Within the Chloroflexota bacterium genome, the region TGCCGCGCAGGATGCCGTTCAGGTGCAGCATCAGCGTCGTCTTACCCGCACCGTTGGGCCCGACCAGCGCCACCTTCTCGCCGGGCGCGACGCGCAGCGAGATGCCGAACAGCGCTTCGTGGCCGTCCGGGTACGCGTATGTGAGGTTGTCGAGTTCAATCGTGTGGTGCATGTTAATCAGCGGATGTGTTAGCGGATAAGCGGATAGGGCGCACTAACTTTCGAAGAACCCCTTAATTCCGCGCTTGTCATTCGCGTGGCTTCCAGAGAAAGCGTTCGACCTTGTGCTTCCAATCATCTGTTTTGCGTGGCGGTAGAATGCGCCGATATTCGAGCCGTCGCCGCCCGAAGTTGATCAGCATGCCAACCGGTGCATTGCTGGCAATCAAGTAGCCGATAACCTGTGCCACTTCCTCGTCGGTGAGCAGATGCTGCAAGGCCTTGACCTCGACGACGATCTTGCCCTCGACCCACTGATCGATGAACATACGGCCAAGCCAGTTATCGCCATCGTACACATCGATCTGATGCTCTTCCTCGACCGTCAACCCATCTGCGAGCAGTTCGGCGGTCAGGGCGCGATGATAGTGCGCCTCGCGCAATCCCGGACCGAGCCGGCTATGAACACGCATGGCCGCGCCGATGATGCGGTACGTCAGATCAGCATGTGGAATTCGAGGATCCAGGGGCATTGACTACCACGCTCCGCGCGAGAATCAAATCCTGACTCGACCAGCCTTCCTATCCGCTTATCCGCTGTCTATCCGTTGAGCAGCGACACGACCAACAAAACCGCCAGCAGAGCCATTCCCCCCGCCAGCGTGAACCAATGACGGCCGGCCAGTGGCGGCAGCGGGAAGTGCCGCACCTCGCCATCGTAGCCGCGCGCTGCCATCGCCAGGTAGATGCGGTCGCCGCGCTCGAGCGCCCGCAGGAATAGGTTGCCGGCCATGCCGCCCGTCACCCGCGCGCGCCACGCCAGGCTGCCGCCCACGCGGCGGCCCGGTTCCCCGCTCTCGCCGCTGCGCGCCGCCCGCGCGCGAATCAGCCGCAGGACTTCATCGGCCAGCACGAACAGGTAGCGCCACATCAGGCCAAAGATCGCCACCAGCAGGCGCGGCACGCGCACGGCGCGCATGGCAACCAGTAGATCGGGAAACGACGTGCTGGCCGACAGGACGATGGCCGCCTGCACCGAGATCCACGACTTGACCGCGATACTGGCGAAGCGCACCACGCCGTCCTGCGACACCTGAAGCGTCCACGGTCCCAGCGGCAGTTCCGCCAGCAGTGGCGGCCCGGCCGTGAGCACCAGCGGCAGCGCAGCCAGCACGAACGGAAACGCCAGCGCCGAGCGCCCGAGCACATAGCGCACGCCGAGTTCCGAAAGGATGATGACCGAGAGCACGACGGCGAACAGCAGCAGATACGCCGCCCACGCACCGAGCGGCATCAACGCGGCAGTCAGGATGCACGCCACCGCCAGCACAAACTTGATGCGCGGATCGAGCGCATGAATCGGGCTGATGCGCGGGCGGTAGGGGTCAAGGAAGTGAGCGTGCATGGATAAAGCGCGGCCCTGCCGTGCCCGGAGGCACGCGCAGGGCCATTGCGGTCTTAGTGCGCCGGCAGGTTCTTGCGGTTGCGGCGAATGTAAGCGGTTGCGCCCGCCGCGCCAAACACAATCAACATGCCGACGACGCCGGAAGCGATCGTTGCGGCAGCTT harbors:
- a CDS encoding GxxExxY protein → MPLDPRIPHADLTYRIIGAAMRVHSRLGPGLREAHYHRALTAELLADGLTVEEEHQIDVYDGDNWLGRMFIDQWVEGKIVVEVKALQHLLTDEEVAQVIGYLIASNAPVGMLINFGRRRLEYRRILPPRKTDDWKHKVERFLWKPRE
- the cbiQ gene encoding cobalt ECF transporter T component CbiQ → MHAHFLDPYRPRISPIHALDPRIKFVLAVACILTAALMPLGAWAAYLLLFAVVLSVIILSELGVRYVLGRSALAFPFVLAALPLVLTAGPPLLAELPLGPWTLQVSQDGVVRFASIAVKSWISVQAAIVLSASTSFPDLLVAMRAVRVPRLLVAIFGLMWRYLFVLADEVLRLIRARAARSGESGEPGRRVGGSLAWRARVTGGMAGNLFLRALERGDRIYLAMAARGYDGEVRHFPLPPLAGRHWFTLAGGMALLAVLLVVSLLNG